Below is a window of Gopherus evgoodei ecotype Sinaloan lineage chromosome 21, rGopEvg1_v1.p, whole genome shotgun sequence DNA.
caaaatatgggtgttagcatgaaaacctccaagcttagttaccagcttggacctggtaaagctgccaccacccaaaattagagtgttttggggcactctggtccccccaacaaccttctccggagaccccaagacccaaattccttgagtctcacaacaaaggggaataaaccatttcccttctcccctccaggtgttccctccctgggttcctggagagatatacagaagcaagctccgtgaatctaaacagagggattccaccctccctatttccagtcctggaaaatagaattaccgagagctaatctctcttcccccctcacccagagggaatgcaaagtcaggctagtaaatctaacacacacagatttccccctgacttcttcctcccaccaattccctggtcagcacagactcaattccctggagttccccactaaagaaaaaactccaacaggtcttaaaaagaaagctttatgtaaaaagaaagaaaaatacataaaaatggtctctctgtattaaggtgacaaatacagggtcaattgcttaaaataaatatgaataaacagccttattcaaaaagaacacacttcaaaacactccagcaagtacacacatgtaaatacaaaataaaaaccctataaatcactatcttatcttttgtacttacaactgggaaacagaagattagaaaagcaggaggcagaaaaatcctctcatagccgagagagtacaggcagaagaccaagaacaaagaactcacacacaaacttccctccacccagatttgaaaaagtcttgttttctgattggtactctggtcaggtgtttcaggttactcctttccaggtaaaagaacattaacccttagctatctgtttatgacaacagcacTTGGATTATATGCAGAAGTTTTAAAGATACCTAGGACATTTGGGTGATCAATTCCCATTCCTTTCAGACAGTCCCCAAATCTTTTAgtggctttgaaaaatctcagcctatggctgggatttcaaaggagcctaagggagttaggcccTCAAGCTCATATTGAAATTCACCAGGAATTATCTGCCTACCAAGATATTTATATGGCCCTTATCCCCATAGCATCAGAGGGCTACACAATCAGTTATGGATTTAATCCTTACAACTTTCCTGtgtggtagggaagtattattcctattttatagatggggaaacttcCATACAGTAGATCaaggtccaaggtcacacagagaatcAGTGGCcgagccaggaattaaacccaggtctcaGGAATCCAATTTTACTTCTCTATCGGCTAGACCAGCTTTCTAATCCTAAAAAGCTGGACTTAGACCCCTGATGGAATCCCAGATTACATGCTTCCCTGCCTcagacttgatgacttcttgagatccCCTTCAGCCCTACATTGCTATGATTCCATGCTGATCTGATTGGTCAGGGAACAGTTCCTGTCCAGGGTTTTCCTCAGGACTTCTTTCacttccttgttcctcaggcAGTAGATCAGAGGGTTCAGAGCTGGGGTGACCACGGCGTAAAAGATAGACACCACCTTGTTGAGGTTGAAAGGGTGGATCCTCCTGGGCCGGGCGTACATGAAGAAGGTGGCTGAGAAGAAGATGATGACCACGGTGAGGTGGGATGCGCAAGTGGAGAAGGCTTTCCTcttgccctgggcagtggggatgTGCAGGATGGTGGCAATGATGCACAAGTAGGAGAGGGTGGTGACAGCAAGTGGGAGCAGCAGGATGACCAAGGCCAGGGCAAAGTCCAccatctctgccacagacatGTCAGTGCAGGCTAGGTTGAGCACTGGAGAGATGTCGCAGAAGAAGTGGTTGATGATCCCAGGACCACAAAACGTTAGACGAGAGATGAAGTACACCTTGACCAGGGAGACTGAGAAGCCACCTGCCCAGGAAAGAGCTGCCAGCTGTAGACAGAGACGGTGGGTCATGATGGCTGGGTAGCGCAGTGGGTGGCAGATTGCCATGTAGCGGTCGTAGGCCATGACAGCCAGGAGGATGCACTCAGTGCACATGAGGGAGATGAAGAAGTAAAGCTGGGCCAGGCAACTGGGGAAGGAGATGCTCTTGTTCTGAGACCAGAAGCCCACCAGCAGCTTGGGCAGGGTGACCGAGACGTACCAGATCTCCAGGAAGGACAGGTTCCCCAGGAAGTAGTACATAGGCTTGTGAAGCTGGTGATTCTGCTTCACCACCAGGATGATGACCATGTTCTCTGTGACCGTCAGTACATAGATGAGCAAAAAGACCAGGAAGAGCAAGACCTGGAGCTCCAGTTGGGTAGggaatcccaggaggatgaattcccTGAGGCCAGTTTGGTTCTCCATCCTGGCTTGGGTTTCAAATTAGTTATCTGCAGATGTGAAAGGAATGGAAGAGGCAGCTCAGTGAACTTGTGCTTTGTGCAATGGATCGAGAATGTGAATCCATCCATCTAAGTAATTATAGGGGCCACATCAGTAGAGTAGCTGATCACCTCACAATCATACATGGATTAAGGGGCTACTTCATCATCATGTGCAAGTACTTATGTGAGTGATGATGATGCAAATAATTGCCATCATGACCCTCATGTGCTAGTGCTAGGCAGACCTGGGTGGTATTTCTTGTCTGAAATGCTGATTTTTCAATTCCAAAATATTCTGCAAATTTATGTCTGTTTTGTCAAGTTATTTTGGGTGAAAAGACctaattaaaagagagagagagagagagagagagagagagagagagagagagagagagagagagagagagagatgttttgTTCTGACATTTTGTAAGCAAATTGTTTTTTACTTTAGTTCAGAATGACTTgtgtttcaaaatttcccttgATTTTATTAACAAACAAAGCCATTCTAAAATGGTCAAAGCtaaaatgacatttatttttactcaaaacttttttttatttttttatttgttgaaaattttgaaaaaaaaaagtttttatttcaaccccaaatgattttttttctaatttttggaACTGCCAAtgcactgaaaaatccattattcttacagctgttgtgctgagtgtTTCCCGAGAAGCTTAAAAGGTCTTTATAGTCCTTCTTGAACATTCCTTTCGATCAAAACAGAAGGAAATCACCAAAAAATGTTCACTTTTgttgaaacatttagttttttaaggaaaaatttgtaaatgaaaaatatcGAAAGTTGTCAAGTGTTTTGTTTAGACAGAAACAACTCTCCATATTTTCTCATCATTTTTTCCTCCATAAaggataatctagtctgacccttTGTATAACATAGGACATTACATTTCACTAGTTGCCCCTGGGTGCCCATTACTTAAGAACTTAAGAACAGCCACAGTGGATCAGACCAACAATTCATCTAGCCTCATATTCTGTCTCTGACATTGGTCAGTGTCAGTTGCTTCtgacagttggaggtttagggacttCTGTACCATTTGGTtgtgtccttgaccatcttggataatagccattgatggccctatttgccatgaacttacctaattttgttttgaacccagttatacttttggccctcACACCATccccaggcaatgagttccacaagttgactgtgcattgggtgaagaagtatttccttatgtttgttttaaaccttccatCTATTCATTCCATTggatgactcctggttcttgtgctatgtgaagggataaacaacactttcttatttactttttccacactggtcatgattttatatactgctATCATATCGCtctttagctgtctcttttctaaattggacagtcccagtctttttaatctctcctcatttggAAGCTGTTCCGTCCCTCTAGCCATTTTTCTTGCCATTCTcactatcttttccaattctaatatatctttttttgagatggggccacTGGAACTGCAGGCAGTACTCAAGGTGTGGGTGTCCCCTGGATTTATATAGCATTATgattattataatattttttgttttattatccatccttttcctaatggttcttaatatTTGTTAGCTATTTTGACTGCTGCTCCACATTCagcagatgtttcagagaactaAGCACAataactccaaaatctctttcttgtgaggtaacagctaatttagatcccatcattttgtatatatagaagagattatattttccaatgtgcatttcttttcatttaccagcactgaatttcatctgccattttgttgcccggtcacccaGATTTgtcagatccctttgtaactcttcagaaTCAGCTCTGGActtgtcttgagtaattttgtattatctgcaaactttgccacctcactgttctcccccttttccagatcatttatgaagatgcTAAAcaacactggtcccagtacagatccttgaggaaACCTGTGACTTATCTCTCCATTgttaaaactgaccatttattcctacccttttttcctaccttttaaccagttactgatctatgaggaCCTTCACTCTTATCCCATGAAAGTTTACGGTGCTTAAGATCCTTtgctgtgggaccttgtcaaaggttttctgaaaatccaaatacactatatccactggatcccccttgtccacatgcttgttgaccccctcaaagaattctaatagattagtgagggatgatttctctttacaaaagccatattgactcttTTCCACAATAccctgtttatatatatattggctgattttgttctttactacagtaactcctcacttaaagtcatcccagttaaagTTCTTCCATTACATTGCTGATtgattagggaacatgcttgctTAAAGttctgcaatgctcccttataacatcatttggcattttctgttttcttcctattttttcatgaaatgtacttatcttgtttttttccccaaaaggctGTGTTCTTTCATAGAGCAGCCCCAGGTGAAATTATATCAAATGATTGGAAATATGCTAGATTAACCTTAACTGGAAATGGGGagcaaggatttttttaaaaaatgagggtAAGTAACCACTGGTTATGGGTGCCACTAGAAAAACATAGACAGGTATTTAGTGCCATTACaaatattaatcttttaaaaaaccctagaAAGCATGGCTGGTGGATGATGTTACAAACCTTGACTTGGGAGCAATCTTTATTCATGGTACTCATCATACTGAAGTCAACATTTTTTTcacatgatagatagatagatagatagatagatagatagatagatagatagatagatagatagatatgaagACTTGGTAAACTTTGCACTCACCTTTCACTGCTATAAAAAGTTCTGCTGTATCAGAGGGGATGGTGAGAAGGTGCAGATAGGTGGGACAGCTTGCAAAAGTTTTCAGCTCTCAAGAAGTCAGTCTAGCAGCTTAAACCAGATCTATCGATCTATCTATCAAGACATTTCTGTCTACTTACTAATTAGAATTTCCAAATTGCTAGCAACCATGGTACCTAGGCATTGCACAGGAGTTTTAAAAACGATCAAGCTGGCTACAAGGTCAGTCAATATTCCATACAAGTGTGGAAATTAGTCATGTGTCTCAACCTTAGCACACATCCTGAGCAGATTTTCTGCTCTTCTTGTGGTGTGGTGACTCCTCCAGTGAGACCTGAGGTTGGCAAGGGAGGACTTTTTCAAAATGACTGCAGTtgctgagaagaaaaaaaaccgcTGGTGTTAATTACCATTGTGTTACCTTTAAAGCACTGTGAGTGTTTTCCCCAGGTGATAATTAATGGGTCTAAACTGTTTAGGTGGGATAGGAATTTCAGAAGGAGCTTTACACAGGACAATTGTCATTAAAAGaacttaataaaaatgaataagagCAGGACACGTATATCTGAACCAGAAGTGGTAAACTAGCTTCAGGAATGACTAGGTAGAATTCCTGAGTGTGTGTTATGCTGGAGGTCAAGACAAGATAATGTAATAGTAGAACTAgttggaaattttccatttaaccttttattttttttttagtggtaaACTGGGTTTTCAacaacatgaaacatttttcagaagtgtctgttttcttcaaaaaaagatttttttttggtcagaaaattgaaaatagattttctttttcatttcagggtctttgatattttgattaaaagccAAAAAttacaaacatgaaaaaaaaatccttttcattGAAATGTTCCACGGAAAAATATATAGCTCCCATTTCCTAAAGAGCACTACATAATGAGTTCTCCTGGCCTAGAATCTGAGAATCGCTATGTTGGGGAAATGGCAATTGCAATGAGGGAGTTCAGGCATTGTGCTGAATTTGATGAATTGCTCCGTGATGATGTCTGTGATGCTGCTGCCTAGGGTGAGATGCAGAACTTCATTGATGTTCTTTTTGGTGACTCAGTGGCCAAAGCTTCCCTATCTGTGCTGGAGTGATAGATGAGGCCCATAACCTCAATGTGTGCCACCCATACACTCACCTAGTCTCTGGTCTGGCAGGCAGGTGATTTACTGATACTTAACTTGGCTACTGGGATACTCAAATTTTGAGAAGTACAGAACTTTTCAGCAGGCTATTTTGACAGATCTATTCCTATCTCTGTCACTAGCCAGGCTTGTATCCTTGGGCAAGTCGATTCTCCTCTCCATGTCTCTGTGTCATCTTCCACCTCTTGTTTTTTCCagatggggcagagactgtcttttacCCTGTGCCTTACAAACAAGTGAGCATATTGGAACCCCAAAATCAGGGGAGGCTTACAAGTACTACTGATAACACAAATAACAGTAGATGCTGGGACAAATGTGGGGATTtgggtaatatttttttaattcctatgcacatttctgtttctctctgtgcTCTGTACCACTATGCacataggtctggtctacactacagacctatgtcGGTACAACTATGTCTCccaagggtgtgaaaaacacaGTTACAATGACCTAACACCTGGTGTATACAGCGCTATTTGgataggagagcttctcccgccaacatCGCTATTGCTCTTGAGGACGTGAATTAACTGCACTCCTTACCATCCccatagagcatcttcattaaagtgctagagtggcgcagctgcatcagtgaaTCATTTGAACTGTAGACTTGCCCTACATCTCAAGGGAATGGACGAGACGTTGGGCTCACAGAAATGTCTGGTTGACGACCAAGAGTCACTCACAAGTTGAATAAACCTACATATGTAAATGGAGGTTCTGAAAGAGGCAATGGAAACACCGAGCACAGCAAAGGCCCTGAGGTGGGGAATAAAGGAAAAAGATGTCTGACAATGGCTGTGATAAGAACTGGGCTCATGGAGACTCAGGAGCTGTCACCTAGGACGGACAGACAAAGAAAGGGGGCAGAGCCAAGATGGATTCTCCAGCAGCTTGGCCTGGGGGAGCCCTGGCATTGACCTGTCTGAACTCTGAACCACAAAGGGACTGTTTAAAAGCAGATCTATGACAGAATCACTGGGACAGGCCCAACTGAATGGTTATTTGGCCTGTTAATGCCCTAGGATTCCAACCAAATAAACCATGGTAGAAGCAGCAAGGTGGCCGTAAGATGCTGTGGTTGATCTCCCATTCAGCTGTTATCACACCTCTTCTTCTGCAGTTGTACCAgcttttgatttcagtgagagcaaatggttttcagaaccaCTGAGGGCGAGAACAGTAGTTCACACTTGTACAATGCCTCCTGCGTCTGAA
It encodes the following:
- the LOC115638144 gene encoding olfactory receptor 6B1-like, encoding MENQTGLREFILLGFPTQLELQVLLFLVFLLIYVLTVTENMVIILVVKQNHQLHKPMYYFLGNLSFLEIWYVSVTLPKLLVGFWSQNKSISFPSCLAQLYFFISLMCTECILLAVMAYDRYMAICHPLRYPAIMTHRLCLQLAALSWAGGFSVSLVKVYFISRLTFCGPGIINHFFCDISPVLNLACTDMSVAEMVDFALALVILLLPLAVTTLSYLCIIATILHIPTAQGKRKAFSTCASHLTVVIIFFSATFFMYARPRRIHPFNLNKVVSIFYAVVTPALNPLIYCLRNKEVKEVLRKTLDRNCSLTNQISMES